A genomic segment from Xiphophorus maculatus strain JP 163 A chromosome 6, X_maculatus-5.0-male, whole genome shotgun sequence encodes:
- the LOC106700473 gene encoding C-C motif chemokine 20-like — MTPRSIIMIAIPLFIIVGILIPAPAAGFRTSKPCCTRYSKKPVPFQNIRGYREQLPTEHCRISSIIFYTINSQEICASPNDDWVKEALNLLSSKLKTMSQNTDGKKM, encoded by the exons ATGACTCCCAGAAGCATCATCATGATCGCCATTCCCCTCTTCATCATAGTGGGAATATTGATCCCAGCTCCAGCTGCCG GTTTCCGAACCAGCAAACCCTGCTGTACAAGGTACAGTAAGAAGCCAGTTCCCTTCCAAAATATCAGAGGCTACAGAGAGCAATTACCTACAGAACACTGCCGCATCAGTTCAATCAT TTTTTACACCATCAATAGCCAGGAAATCTGTGCAAGTCCAAATGATGACTGGGTGAAGGAAGCTCTCAACTTACTGAG ctcaaAACTGAAGACGATGTCCCAGAACACAGACGGTAAAAAAATGTGA